DNA from Hippoglossus hippoglossus isolate fHipHip1 chromosome 13, fHipHip1.pri, whole genome shotgun sequence:
GTCTAAACTTATTATGATGGTtctttcatttatatttgaaGCTTTATCCGTTTTCAGCATGGATGCTCGACGTCAACCACAACTCACATAAGAAGTCATTATTGCTTATTGATCACCATATCTTCATTTGAAATCAAGATTTTTAGATGACAGAGGAAgtcctttattattatttctatttggAAATATCCCCAAATCAAAGTTGTTTCAGAGTCGGTTCATCTCATACATGGTTGACCTGTTTCATCAGGGCACATGTGTGAGCTGATGACTCGTCAGTGGTCAGAGATGATCAGAGATGATCTGGAGTTTGAAAAGACAAGACCCTTGATTTTGCATGAGCTGGGCGTCTAACAGAGGGGTCGCACCAGAGTCCATgcagtgtatttatttttgcatgtgttttgtgaaGGTTACTCAGAATGCAGATCAGTGTAGTGATCATATGGTTATTTATGGGCAAGGAAAACATGTACTGTCTGGGGGAAATTGTTTTGGTTGGTTTAAATGATGTCCTCACTTCATGGGAACTTGAACGTGTGCTAACTTTAACGTTTATAACCAAAGCCAACAACGACAAACTTCATTGTCCTCAATGTTTCCTTTTCAAAGAGTGGGTTtcgttttattttgacatgaaGAATATTGTTTTGGAATAACTTATCAAAGCCAAGAGTGACGGAACTCTGATGATTCTGCCATGTTGTGTGACCTTTGttttacaaagaaaagaaaaaaacattccttgCGCTTCTGTCCCAGAGTCAGGTAttacttctttttctttatttttttcttaattgagttgttttatatttgacttttttgttaTTCTACTCTTGGAGTATTTAtgtaataaatttaaaaaacgaaATACATATGAAGAGGACGATATGTATAAATTCTAATAttgtaataaaatacaaaaatgatttcATGCCTCTTGTCCCTTCCAGTTTCACGTTCTTGAGGCGTCTGCTTCCAGAGATTAATCATATGCAGAGGAATCCATTTTCATCTGCTTAACGTCGGTCTTACAAAACCACAGCACAACATTTACAACCTCAGGATGAAGAGCTGGGAAAGGAGGGAATAGAACTGACATGTTAGCAGGGTGCCAAAAACTATTGCTACATTCAATGTTTAACTTGTCTTTTTTAAGttcataaaataaagaaaataacagtaGCAGAAAGGGAATTTTAATTTCTGTGTACTGCAgggatttttaaaaacctccGTCCGCCCTTAATATCAACAAAACGTGATTAGCTCTATATGTGCTGGTGTTTAAATTTTGGAGTTAAACTAGAACTTTTGTTTAAGGACTTGTGACTTGAAGGCCCCGCCCCCTCAGGTGTCTAACACCTGTAGTTAGTTACTAGTTAACTAGTTAGTGTGACTCATTCCTATAAGTTGAATAATTAACTTGACTGTTATCGCCAGCTGCTGCTTCATAAACAGCAAAGGAATTAGCTTCGGTCggaagctaacagctaactgaCGACCTGTTGGCTAGCTAGCTTGAACTGGTCTTTAACGGGTGAATGCCGTTAGCGTCATTTTGACGAGGAGCAAACTGGAGGCTAATGACGCAGGAAAAACTGTGAGTCAATTCTTATCCTTCATGTTCTGAATGTTAATCTATTATTGTCTTGTTTACGCCACCGGAACATGTTTCTTATCAAATGCGAAGGCAAACAGAGTTAGCATGATTCCTAAAGTGCTTTAGCGAGCTAGTTAAACAATGACGCTGATATTAGCTTCTGATTTTGCAGTTGAGATATAAACTCGACGTGTATCGCAGCTTCTCTTCAGTTGTACAATTTAAACCGCACAGTCTATGGCTGTGAACCAATTATTATATTTAAGAAAGCTTTATTGTCACAATCTAGTCAGCTAACTGTCCCTGGGATGCTGTCATCCATTCATTCACTTTCCCTCTGTATTTCCTCTGAAGTAGAAAGGTTAATAAATGGAGGTTAGGATTAAACCTcttctgtaattttttttaaggttATCAAAATTTCCCACCTAAATTACAGATTAATTACAGATAATAttggatatatttttttttttcctagtAAAAAGTAGACAAGACACAAAagtgtgaacacaaacaaaatgcatcctgggccacacTGAATGATGACTTCAGCTGAAAtgctatatatttatattcatgatGAGCTTTTAACTTATCAGTAAGTACAGAGTCGTGCTTCAATGAGGTatcagccatagactgtatatttaGGGAGTCTGGTACCAGCACACTACACCACGTCTGTTCACCCAGGATGCTAAACAGAACTTAAACTTATGAACAGGCCTGGAGTAAATCTGATGTTAATGCAGTTGTGAAGTATTTGACATCTCATCAGTGTGACTAATATTTCATCTACCATCACTGATGTAAATTGTAATCCCCTTAGTAGTAGTTGTATTAAATCACCATTTTATCCTGACTTTTCTCAaatgccaaataaaaaaaaacatctttgaattGCTGAGAtactaaaagaaaatgtcttcaggcatttcttttaaacataataaattttattaagtatatttttaataaatttttcatttgatatttCCCCCAGCTTTTTACATAATACAGTTAGATCTAGATGCAGCCCAACATTTACAGTCTATATACAACGTAAACTTTCTCCATAGGGAAAAGACATGTATTATTGTTGCTTCTTCCAGTACCTGAATCCCTGTTGACTTTCACACGTTTGGTTTTGCTGCAATatggttttaaaatgcatttgctCAGAATAGTTTgtataaaatgtgaaattaaagaaCTTGCTGATATCATATTGCATCAgaacaaaacatataaaaattAAAGGGTGAATACTTTCCAAAGTGGCCGAATGTGGTATCAGCGTGGGAGGTCTGCTCTGACATACAGCACTGTACATGGtcccgaaaaaaaaaaaaagctatacTATAAAATTTACAATGAACAGAAGTTATGCTCTAGATGAAACAGGAAATCTCGAAGTACAAAATCAGTTTTAAATGTTACACTTTACATACACATGATACTTTAATAAAgtaatcactttttttttttttttattaaaaacccccaaaaaaggtATAAACTTCTGGTGAGTGCGCTGCTCAGTATCCTTTTGCCGATCAGTACATTCAGATTAAATCAGAGCACAGCGTGTTGCTGTTCAAGTGCTACGCTGAACTGTGGGGTTGCTGCTCATTGAGACAAACGTTGATTTTCACAGTGCTAGCTTTGAAAAAAGGATGGTATTGAAAAAACAATGATTGGATTTATGTCAGCTGCTGAAATCACTTTGTACTGATCTCAACCCAAACGTATGAATGACAGAGGTTCAGCTCTGAGCCAAAAAAATCTTACTGCAACCACAGCGATGTCCTCACTTTGCAAATAATCATTACATAAACTAAGCCATGGCATGCATCCACAGCATGCAAACACAGTCTACACCATTTGCCCTACAAGACAGCATAGAAACACACTTCACTATTTTCATGGACCTTTTTTTAGGTTTTCACATTCATAATCTCTAAACACTCAActttgactgtgtttttttttcgctgtcacattacatttttaaataagcCACTGTGTGCTGTGACATTTGAATGAAGGGGTCATGAAGATGTGGAAAATGATCCTATTtggcaaaatatttttttcaaacagcaGTGACAAAAAAAACGTTATCCTTAAACTTGCACTTTTGCTCagttgcttgtttgtttgaaggACAAATATTAGAGCTAAGTACAAGTTGATTGTCCTTTAATTCCAAAACTGCGTGTTCTTTAAGTGACTACCATCAGCATTGTATTTCATTTAGAGGAATTCTTTCCACCATTACAGGAATAGTAGTATTAATAAACCCAAACAGCCTGCAGGTGAAGCTGTTGCTTTATGTGTGATCACTGAGGACTGCCGCTCCAGTGCAGGAGATCGAGTTCAGGCCACAGTTTAGCTCCAGCCCAGCAGCATGTGCCtctgctggagaggaggagctcTCCTAAATCACATTCCCAACGTGCTGCCTATGGCTGCTCCAACACTCTGATCTTACACAGTCACGGCTCTCAAACCTCACTGTAGCCTCTCTAGTGCATGAGCTGCTATTGGTTGATCCACAGCAGTCGAAGTGATAAGAGGGAGTCTAACCACCAACCTACAGCCATACTATCACAGGAAGCTGgacactgtactgtactgtacatctTCCCTATAAGGaggtgtttttgtaaaatgtgactgtgaaatAGACTATTGCTTCTCCATCGTCAGTAACTAAATCTGAAGATGTGCCCTCTGTGTACTTCCACACGATGACCATCAGTCACATGCAGACTGGTATATCCCAGGTTTCAGAACACTGTGGTACTGAAgggtttttactttgttttaggAATGATCCTGGTTGCTTTTTAACAGCTGTAATGCTTCATGTACTGTCATTTCTCCTGCCGTCACTGTGGGCTCGTAAATGGCCTGGTCCGAGGCCTGTGGTTGTCCCGTCGTGGGGGCGTCTCTGCACCCTGTGGTCCCGTTAGCAGTGCTCAGGCCAGCTTCAGAGTGCTGATGGGGAAGGAGGGCATGGTCACCATTGTCACAGGGTTGAGCACTGTCTGACCCACCAGCTGTGGATGGTGGGTCACCATTTGGGTGCTCACTGCTGTCTGCTTGCCAATGATGGTGGCAGCTGCCTGGTTAGGTGTAGTGCCATTCACCTGGGTGTGGGCGTGGTTTAATGTGTGGGTGATGTGACCCATCACAGCTGATTGTGTGACAGCCACCTGTTGGGGGTAGAGGGTAGGGAGATGCTGGCTCAGGTGAGCCACCGGATGAATGGTGATGTGACCAATGGGTTGGTGGCCGGGGGCTAACTGGACAGAGGTTGTGGTGGAGGGAGCCAGGTGGGCAATGTGTTTGGGACCCCCTGCCTGGATGACATGGTTGACTGCTTGGATGACTGAAGGATGGGACACTGAAGCGTGGGCAATAACTGTCGGGTGTAGGCTGGGCGTCGTCACCATCTGTGTCTGGGTCTGGATCAGGGGTTGACTGGGGATGGTGGGAGTGCTGGATGTCATGGCTGTGAGTGTTGGTACAGCTGCAGACTTGGGAACCGGCTGTGGAAGATTGAGCGGCTGAGGCTGCAGACGGGGTTTGTGCTGGATGGAGATGTGTTGAGTGATGAAGGAGGTAGTGGTGGTGGCTGGGGTCAGGGTTGGGGTCTGAGCAGGTGCTGAACTCTTGTGCAGCTCAGGTTTCATGGTTTGAGGCACTATGGGTAAGGCTGCCTGTGCTCTTGGTGCAGTTTCCTCATCTAAGTCATCTTCCATAACGTCTTCACCTTCTGCAACATAAACAGATGAATTCACTTAGTATAACTAATAATGTGATTTTTGCACCTAGATTAATGAAGGTAATGAGGTTTTTCACTCTTGACAATTTGCTGTTTCAAACTCATAAAAACTCACTTAAGATTAACATAGGTTTAAATAAtcttaaatgtttaattataatACAGGGGCAGGACCACAGCGGCACCTCCCTGACAGTCAGCCTACCTGAGGCAGTCGAGGTCGAGGCCTGGTCCTCCTCAGGCTGAACCGTCTGTCTGAGGACGCGATCGATCTCAATTACATCCATCCATTGGCTCAGGTCATTCTTCAGCTCTGCTAATCGCTGCTGTGTGGCGATCTTCTCTCTGGCCAGTCGCTCCATGTCATGCTCGTACTCCTTCTCTTTCCGCTTCAGCGTCTGAGAAGGgaaagtaaatgttttgtaatAATCTAACACAGCAACCCCACATTAAATCTAGTCTTTGTGAAACTGGGCTTTTGACAGAAGGAGGTCCTGATTGAATTTGAGTTTAATGTTTAAGGCCTTAGTTGGTAGGTTTGAATTAGACTGAGGTATTTTGCCTTGCCTATGAGTACGAAGCATAAACATACTTAAACTGTTTCAATAATGTTTGACAAATGATCTGAGGGACTTTTGAATACATGGATATGTGTATCCTCAAAACTTAGCATCAGGCTGAATAAACCTCTGCCAACACAGAGAGGTATTTTTTTACAGAGGTTTTGGGCAATATTAAGTGTTATTAAATATTGTCactgtcattttattataatctatTATGTTAATTCACTGTGTTTACTTCAAAATCCCATCAGAAAAAGCTTGCATAATGCTTGTCTATCTTCCCAGCTAATTAATCAGGAATATGTCCAACAAGTAATGACatttaatgttaataaataataaaccagAGCCAGTGTGCAGTGAACAAAATAACAGAGCGACAGGCgcacgagggagggagggagggagggagggagggagggagggagggaatgaGTGTGGAAAGTAAGAGGTGCTTCTAGGCAGTGGCTTTCTGTGACCCAATTTCCCTTAACCCGTCAGCTGACACACAGCAAAACGAAACACACTGAGGTGGACTTCCCTGTTCCCAGTAACAGGAGGAAATGTTAGGTTGAATTAATAAAATTCAACCAAGACTAAGCACCAAAATATTATGCAAAGAACACA
Protein-coding regions in this window:
- the mnta gene encoding max-binding protein MNT isoform X1, with the protein product MSIETLLEAAKFLELQAQQQQKAREDELKEKLHLEQVTVQRQSDVFYNSTIHINNVSKAEVLRIECCPAPTPPSLPPASMPIAVIPIPVVTPNPAGSPTLPLATLSPSAAPPLASPRRDPHSPQEESAVGLLSPSQPKPDHLTPVLTTSHKQPIQNHHHPQLIAPTNNTKLQQQLVQRYPGSIVSPPQQHALLPQLVPVLQQAPLQNGSISRGSPPDDGRLLDNKKRPGGAGTREVHNKLEKNRRAHLKECFETLKKNIPNIDEKKTSNLSVLRSALRYIQTLKRKEKEYEHDMERLAREKIATQQRLAELKNDLSQWMDVIEIDRVLRQTVQPEEDQASTSTASEGEDVMEDDLDEETAPRAQAALPIVPQTMKPELHKSSAPAQTPTLTPATTTTSFITQHISIQHKPRLQPQPLNLPQPVPKSAAVPTLTAMTSSTPTIPSQPLIQTQTQMVTTPSLHPTVIAHASVSHPSVIQAVNHVIQAGGPKHIAHLAPSTTTSVQLAPGHQPIGHITIHPVAHLSQHLPTLYPQQVAVTQSAVMGHITHTLNHAHTQVNGTTPNQAAATIIGKQTAVSTQMVTHHPQLVGQTVLNPVTMVTMPSFPISTLKLA
- the mnta gene encoding max-binding protein MNT isoform X2; the protein is MSIETLLEAAKFLELQAQQQQKARDELKEKLHLEQVTVQRQSDVFYNSTIHINNVSKAEVLRIECCPAPTPPSLPPASMPIAVIPIPVVTPNPAGSPTLPLATLSPSAAPPLASPRRDPHSPQEESAVGLLSPSQPKPDHLTPVLTTSHKQPIQNHHHPQLIAPTNNTKLQQQLVQRYPGSIVSPPQQHALLPQLVPVLQQAPLQNGSISRGSPPDDGRLLDNKKRPGGAGTREVHNKLEKNRRAHLKECFETLKKNIPNIDEKKTSNLSVLRSALRYIQTLKRKEKEYEHDMERLAREKIATQQRLAELKNDLSQWMDVIEIDRVLRQTVQPEEDQASTSTASEGEDVMEDDLDEETAPRAQAALPIVPQTMKPELHKSSAPAQTPTLTPATTTTSFITQHISIQHKPRLQPQPLNLPQPVPKSAAVPTLTAMTSSTPTIPSQPLIQTQTQMVTTPSLHPTVIAHASVSHPSVIQAVNHVIQAGGPKHIAHLAPSTTTSVQLAPGHQPIGHITIHPVAHLSQHLPTLYPQQVAVTQSAVMGHITHTLNHAHTQVNGTTPNQAAATIIGKQTAVSTQMVTHHPQLVGQTVLNPVTMVTMPSFPISTLKLA